The Salminus brasiliensis chromosome 3, fSalBra1.hap2, whole genome shotgun sequence genome contains a region encoding:
- the trip10a gene encoding cdc42-interacting protein 4 homolog isoform X2: MWNLTKKYSPKRGSKEELECRFSNHQSFLDILNEMNDYAGQRELIAENMMMNICIELTKYLQELKLERKTHLSDAKKAQQSLESTYKQLDNSKKRFEREWREAEKAAQYAEKTDQDINATKADVEKAKQQAHMRTHIAEECKNDYAAQLQKYNKEQNQFYFTDMPLIFNKLQDMDEGRVRKLAQTYILFADTERHVMPIIGKCLEGITRAGTNVNEKNDSLVLIEQHKSGFERPGDLEFEDYSQGINRASSDSSLGTPKGPLDLLGKNKSKPFWLFSKKSKPSSSSSSSPLTPFSTPPAPSPANGPPSPKFGRDPLSYCLKEINKTVKPRISSFRTLRRTPAATEDFGHLPPEQRRKRLQQKIDDISKELQKELDQSEALGKMKDVYEKNPQMGDPASLAPQITQTTHNIERLRGELSKYESWLAGAGGRGETLRYSTHSLNNNSGNNVYSPDGAHSDESTPDASQAIYAEFDDDFEEEELSSPIGQCTALYNFPGSSEGTISMQEGEVLAVVEEDKGDGWTRVRRNNGDEGYIPTSYATITLNK; this comes from the exons GAATCTCACCAAGAAGTACAGCCCGAAAAGAGGCAGCAAGGAGGAGCTGGAGTGCAG GTTCTCAAACCACCAGTCATTCCTGGACATTCTGAACGAGATGAATGACTACGCGGGGCAGAGAGAGCTGATCGCTGAGAACATGATGATGAACATCTGCATCGAGCTCACCAAGTACCTGCAGGAGCTCAAGCTGGAGCGCAAGacg CATCTATCAGACGCCAAAAAGGCCCAGCAGTCTCTGGAGAGCACCTACAAGCAGCTCGACAAT AGTAAAAAACGCTTTGAAAGAGAGTGGCGGGAGGCAGAAAAAGCAGCACAGTATGCAGAGAAAACGGATCAGGACATCAATGCGACGAAAGCCGATGTGGAGAAG GCCAAACAGCAGGcgcacatgcgcacacacatagCGGAGGAGTGCAAGAACGACTACGCCGCCCAGCTGCAGAAGTACAACAAGGAGCAGAACCAGTTCTACTTCACCGACATGCCTCTCATATTTAAT AAGCTGCAGGACATGGATGAGGGGCGTGTGCGGAAGTTGGCTCAGACTTACATCCTGTTTGCTGACACTGAGAGGCACGTCATGCCCATCATCGGGAAGTGCCTTGAGGGCATCACCAGAGCCGGCACCAACGTCAATGAGAAGAAC GACTCCTTGGTCCTCATAGAGCAGCACAAATCGGGCTTCGAGCGGCCTGGCGACCTGGAGTTCGAGGACTACAGTCAGGGCATAAACCGTGCATCTTCTGACAGCAGTCTGGGCACCCCCAAGGGTCCTCTGGATCTGCTGGGCAAAAACAAGAGCAAGCCCTTCTGGTTGTTCAGCAAGAAGAGCAAG ccttcctcctcctcctcctcctctccactcACGCCCTTCTCCACTCCCCCTGCTCCCTCGCCCGCTAACGGACCCCCATCCCCCAAGTTTGGCCGGGACCCCTTGTCGTACTGTTTGAAGGAGATCAATAAGACAGTCAAACCCCGAATCTCCTCCTTCCGGACCCTCCGAAGAACG CCGGCTGCCACGGAGGACTTTGGCCACCTCCCACCGGAGCAGCGCAGGAAGCGGCTGCAGCAGAAAATCGATGACATCAGTAAGGAGCTGCAGAAGGAGCTGGATCAGAG TGAGGCTCTGGGCAAGATGAAAGATGTGTATGAGAAGAATCCTCAGATGGGCGATCCAGCCAGCTTGGCCCCGCAGATCACCCAGACTACCCACAACATCGAGAGGCTCCGAGGGGAGCTCAGCAAATACGAA TCATGGCTCGCAGGAGCCGGCGGTCGAGGAGAGACGCTCCGTTACTCCACTCACTCGCTGAACAACAATAGCGGCAACAATGTGTACAG TCCTGATGGAGCCCACTCGGATGAGAGCACCCCTGATGCCTCCCAGGCCATCTACGCAGAGTTTGATGATGACTTTGAGGAAGAGGAGCTGTCCTCTCCAATTGGCCAATGCACAGCACTCTACAACTTCCCAG